The Methylocaldum marinum genome includes the window TCGTCCGTCCCTGCTCGACGGCGCTGATCATGGTGTGCAAATTGTCGTCTTCCAGAACGATATCGGCGACCGACCGAGCCACTTCGGCGCCGCGACCGCCAAGCGCCACGCCCACATCGGCGGCTTTCAAGGCTGGACTGTCGTTGACGCCGTCGCCGGTCATCGCCACCACGTGCCCGGTTCTTTGCAAAGCCTGTACGATACGCAGCTTGTGCGCCGGACTGACCCGAGCGAATACCGTCGTATCCTTGACGATGCCTGCGAGCAGTTCCGGGTCGACTTTGTCCAGGCTGGCGGAATCGATGATTTCCAGTGTCTTGTCTCCGTTCAGCCCCAAACGTTTGGCGACGGAGAAGGCGGTCGGGCTCTGATCCCCGGTAATCATCACGGTGCTGATTCCGGCATCGTGGAACCTGGCCATGAGTTCGGCCATGCCGGGGCGAACGGTGTCCTCCATGCCGATCAAGCCCAGCCAGATCAAATTCCGGCAGGCGGACGCGGTGTCGGTATTTTCGGCGTAGCCGAAGGCCACGCCGAGGACTCGCAGCGCTTGGCCGGCCAAGCGTTCGTTTTGCGTCATGATCGACGCAATGTGCGCTTCGCCGAGTTTCACGGGCTCGCCGCCACTGAGCCTGTGCGTGCACAAACCGAGCACGTCTGCCGGACTGCCCTTGACCGCTACCAGAAATTTGCCGTCTCCGGTCTCGTGAAGCGTGGCCATGTACGGACGGTCCTCGGCCCGATGTATGGTTTTGATGAGCCGGTGGCGTTTGCGGAGTACTCTTGCGTCTTCGCCCGCGTCCAAAGCGATCTCGACCAAAGCCGACTCGGTGGGTGTTCCGTCGAGCTGGAACCCGTCCCCGTTTTCGATCAGCTTGACCTCGCTGCACAAGCATACGATTTGAAGCAGTCGGTCGAGGTCTTTCAGCTCGGCTCGATTGAGCGGTTCTCCGTTTACCAATAAGCTGCCGTTCGCGCGGGTCACGGAGATCTCCGGCATTTCGATGCTTACGGCACGCATCCTGTTTTCGGTGAGTGTTCCGGTCTTATCGAGGCAAAGGGTTCGCACCGAACCGAGACTCTCCACGGCGGGCAATTGCCGGACAAGTACGTGGCGGCCTTGCATTCGTCGGATTCCAAGGGCCAGGGTGGTAGTCGCCACCGTCGGCAAGCCTTCCGGAACCGCCGCGACGGCCAGCGAGATCGAAGATTTCAACATCTGCAGCCAGCCGAAACCGCGCAGCAGGCCGAGACCGAACATCGCCGCGCAGATTCCGCCGGAAAACAGCGCGAGCTGCGTGCCCATATGGTCCAACTGGCGCTGCAACGGCGTCTCCGGCGGTTTAACGGTCCCTACCAGGGATTGAATGACGCCGATCTCGGTGCGGCGCCCGGTGGACACGGTTACGGCCGTCCCGCTGCCGCCGGTGACGACGGTACCGCGATGGACCATATTCTTGCGGTCGGCCAGAGGGGTATCCGCGGCAGCGAAAGCGTCATGATGCTTGCCGATGGGAAGGCTTTCCCCGGTCAGAGCGGATTCGTCGACGGTTAGTCTGCTGCTGGCGATGAGGCGAGCATCTGCGGCGACGAAGGTGCCCGGCTCAAGTACGAGAACATCGCCCGGCACCACGTTTTCGACCGCTATTTCCGTTCTTTCGCCATCGCGGATGGCCAGTGTCCGGGTCGGCGTCAGCGTGGCCAGAGAACCGATGATTCTTTCTGCTTCACTTTCTGTGAAATAGCCGATGCCGGCGTTGATCAGCACTACGCCAAGGATGGCCACGGCGTCGGCAATACCGCCGGTGGCAATGGAAACCACCGCCGACACGCCGAGCAATGCGACCGGAGGACTCATGAACTGCGCCGCAAGCATGGCCATGGCCGAACGCGGCTTTTGTTGGCGCAAGGTATTGGGTCCATGCCGGCGGAGACGGTCCTTGGCAAGTTTCCCGTTCAAGCCGCCCCGACCCGAATCCAGTGTCGCGAGGACCTCGTCGGCTCCCATCGTGTGCCAGAGTCGACTCTCGGAAGAATTTTCGAAATCCGAATTCTCGACCACGTGAAGCGGCGGTTTTCCGGGAACGGACTTTCTGCTGTTCGCCGGTCCGATTCCGAATACGCCGGATTCGTTGACGCGGGAATGTCCTTGATTCTTGTTCGGCCTGTCGGACTCGGTTTTGGAGTTTCGGTGTATTCGGGCGCAAGACTCGAGTTCGGCGAGGATGAGGGCGGCAGGCTGCTCCGCTCTGAACCGGACCAGGGCTGTGCCGGTGAGCGGATTGGCGCTGACCGATACGATCCAGCGACTTTTTCCCGGCAGCGCTTCGAGTGCTTGCTTCATGTCTTCCGAGCGGTAAAGGCCGAGGATTTTGACCCGAATGCGGCCGGGAGTACCCTGATGGGCGAGCATGGCCAGGGTCGGTCCGGCGGGGAGCGATTTGGAGGAGTGACTTTGCTGCCGGGCGCTTTGATCGAGCGGATCGTTCATCGAAAAAACCGCTTCGCGACGGGGAGTGATGTCTGCCTGCCGAGATGAACAGTCATTATGGCTTCGAGATTTTGCTGCTGGACGCAAGAGATCCAGTTTGCCTGAGCATGGTTACGAAAATGTGACACTAGGGCAGAGATCTATTGCGCGGTGCCGCCAACCGTCCATGGACGTATGTCGCACCAACGTGCCGCTCGTCCGCCAGGTGCAACAAACAAAACAGCTGATCCATTGCGTTTTCGCAGCGACCGAGCCGCGCGGCAAGATATGAGTCCTGCTCGTAGTCGAGCACGAAAAAATCGGCACTTTTTCCCGTTTCGAAGCTGCCCGCCTCATGCTCGAGGCCGAGTGCCTTTGCTCCACCCAGCGTCGCGAGATAGAGCAAGTGACAAGCATCCAAACGGCAGTCCCGCAGCTGTTGCACTTTATAGGCTTGCGAAAGTTCGCGCCACACGGAAAACTGCGTACCGGCACCGACATCGGTACCCATTGCCACCCGGATCCCGCGTGTCAAGTGTTTTTGCAGCGGAAACAACCCGCTTCCAAGATAGGCGTTGCTGGTGGGGCAGTGGCAAACGGCACAGGCCGCTTCGGCCATGCGGTCCAGTTCGGCATCCGTGGTATGGATACTGTGAGCCAGCATCGTACGTTCCGTGATCAGCCCGAAACCGTCGTAAACGTCGAGATAGTGCCGGCTTCGTGGAAATGCGGCCCGCACCGCGGCAGTCTCCGTTCGAGTTTCGTTGATATGGGTTTGCAGATAGGTTTCCGGATGGCATTTCAGCAGCGCGCCGCACATTTCCAGCAACGCGGGCGAACAGGATAATGCGAACCGGGGCGTTATGGCGTAGTACAGCCGCGGGGTAGTTCGACACAAGCCGATGAGCTTTTCGACCGGATCGAGCGACTGTTCGGCGGTTCGCAACAGTATCGGCGGTGCGTTTCGGTCCATCAAGGTCATGCCGGTGATCAGTCGAATGCCGGATCGAGCGGCCGCGTCGAACAGGGCGAGATTCGCGTCGTAGAACTGTGAGCCGAAAACCATCGCGGTGGTCGTTCCGCAAGCCAGCAGATGCCTGACGAATCGTTCCGCAGCAGCCCGGGCAAAGAGTTCATCGGCGAAGCTGGCCTCGGCCGGATAGACGGTATTTTCCAGCCAATCCAGCAAACCGTTTCCGGGGCCTGCGGTTGCGTAGAATTGAGGGAAGTGCAGATGTCCATCGATGAGGCCGGGGATCAGCCAGGCGTTGCCGTGGTCGATGATTTCGCTATTCGGGAATGCCTCGAAGACGGCATTGCGTTCTCCGAGCAGGCCAATCCGGCCTGATCGGTCTATCGCCAGCGCGCCCTGCTCGATGATTTCCAGCGCCTCTTCCGCGCCAAACGGATCGCCCCGCACATGAGCGATCGTGCCGGTATGTATGGTCATGGACATCCGGACTCAACGCTCCTTTTAACCTGTCTTCTACCAAGAGAGTCGATGCCGATAGGCCAGAAACGCTTCGACACGCTCCGAGCAGGTGGCCTATTGCTATTGCCTCGAATCGAGTGAGGCATATTACGCCGTCTACATTCCGGTTCTCGCATACCTGAGATCTCGCGGTGCTTCCTTCACGCCCGTTTAGAGGCCCAGCAAGGCCGGTAGTTCGTTCACGGAGTCGATGATCCGGTCGGGCCGGATGGATGACGTCTGTACATAGCGATCCCGATAT containing:
- the guaD gene encoding guanine deaminase; this translates as MTIHTGTIAHVRGDPFGAEEALEIIEQGALAIDRSGRIGLLGERNAVFEAFPNSEIIDHGNAWLIPGLIDGHLHFPQFYATAGPGNGLLDWLENTVYPAEASFADELFARAAAERFVRHLLACGTTTAMVFGSQFYDANLALFDAAARSGIRLITGMTLMDRNAPPILLRTAEQSLDPVEKLIGLCRTTPRLYYAITPRFALSCSPALLEMCGALLKCHPETYLQTHINETRTETAAVRAAFPRSRHYLDVYDGFGLITERTMLAHSIHTTDAELDRMAEAACAVCHCPTSNAYLGSGLFPLQKHLTRGIRVAMGTDVGAGTQFSVWRELSQAYKVQQLRDCRLDACHLLYLATLGGAKALGLEHEAGSFETGKSADFFVLDYEQDSYLAARLGRCENAMDQLFCLLHLADERHVGATYVHGRLAAPRNRSLP
- a CDS encoding cation-translocating P-type ATPase, whose translation is MNDPLDQSARQQSHSSKSLPAGPTLAMLAHQGTPGRIRVKILGLYRSEDMKQALEALPGKSRWIVSVSANPLTGTALVRFRAEQPAALILAELESCARIHRNSKTESDRPNKNQGHSRVNESGVFGIGPANSRKSVPGKPPLHVVENSDFENSSESRLWHTMGADEVLATLDSGRGGLNGKLAKDRLRRHGPNTLRQQKPRSAMAMLAAQFMSPPVALLGVSAVVSIATGGIADAVAILGVVLINAGIGYFTESEAERIIGSLATLTPTRTLAIRDGERTEIAVENVVPGDVLVLEPGTFVAADARLIASSRLTVDESALTGESLPIGKHHDAFAAADTPLADRKNMVHRGTVVTGGSGTAVTVSTGRRTEIGVIQSLVGTVKPPETPLQRQLDHMGTQLALFSGGICAAMFGLGLLRGFGWLQMLKSSISLAVAAVPEGLPTVATTTLALGIRRMQGRHVLVRQLPAVESLGSVRTLCLDKTGTLTENRMRAVSIEMPEISVTRANGSLLVNGEPLNRAELKDLDRLLQIVCLCSEVKLIENGDGFQLDGTPTESALVEIALDAGEDARVLRKRHRLIKTIHRAEDRPYMATLHETGDGKFLVAVKGSPADVLGLCTHRLSGGEPVKLGEAHIASIMTQNERLAGQALRVLGVAFGYAENTDTASACRNLIWLGLIGMEDTVRPGMAELMARFHDAGISTVMITGDQSPTAFSVAKRLGLNGDKTLEIIDSASLDKVDPELLAGIVKDTTVFARVSPAHKLRIVQALQRTGHVVAMTGDGVNDSPALKAADVGVALGGRGAEVARSVADIVLEDDNLHTMISAVEQGRTIYSNIRKSLHFLVSSNLSEVEIMLIGTALGAGEVLNPIQLLWINLLTDILPGLGLALEPPEQDVLKQPPRDPTEPIVRRADAVRLMRESLLLSGGAMAVYGFSLSRYGLATKAGTDAFMTITLGQLLHAFSCRSERTGVFNRDKRPPNRLLDAALLGSAALQVGAAFLPPLRNLLRLSPIGILDWIAIAGGATAPFLINEGLKTVSRRKEGRA